A window from Cydia strobilella chromosome 9, ilCydStro3.1, whole genome shotgun sequence encodes these proteins:
- the LOC134744224 gene encoding ubiquitin carboxyl-terminal hydrolase 7-like isoform X4, which yields MNHTSAADRQHDTNVNQVEEMETQDVETVETATDKDCDETETLLMKWSTDQVVMSEVMKNQETTSTAMVQDTEMEDDEARSEATFRYTVQNFRSLKDSVLSPPCYVRNLPWKIMVMPRQAPSPDRQQQKSLGFFLQCNGESESSSWSCYAMAELRLISHKPDCEPFFRKIQHLFYSKENDWGFSHFMAWNDVLDPEKGYIKDDAITLEVHVTAEAPHGVSWDSKKHTGYVGLKNQGATCYMNSLLQTLYFTNQLRKAVYKMPTESDDSTRSVALALQRVFYELQFSDKPVGTKKLTKSFGWETLDSFMQHDVQEFLRVLLDKLESKMKGTCVEGTVPRLFEGKMTSYIKCKNVNVSSTRVETFYDIQLNIKGKKNIDESFKDYISTEMLDGDNKYDAGEHGLQEAEKGVIFATFPPVLHLHLMRFQYDPITDSSVKFNDRFEFYEHINLDAYLQEKPETPADYTLHAVLVHSGDNHGGHYVVFINPKGDGKWCKFDDDVVSRCTKQEAIEYNYGGHDEDMALTVRHCTNAYMLVYIRDSQLKTVLQEVTQPDIPSELSERLAEEKRIETIRRKERNEAHLYMTVNAVLEDDFDGHQGNDLYDPERAHYRAFRVRKQATVAELMEMLAENFRYPQKHLRPWPFSARSNQTCRPTCLDIINDQHKTVADVSENTNPWNIFLEMLPPDSGLSTLPTFDKDNDVVLFFKFYDPKQKRIHYCGHHYLPIASKLPDLIPILNKRAGFPADTPLVLYEEIKPDFVEKINNYNDPLEKALDELMDGDIIVFERADHRHEELELPTCQDYFKYIFYKVEVQFVDKTLPNDPGFTMELSMQMRYEQMARAVGQRLNVDPYLIQFFKCQNYKDTPGLPLRYSYDGILKDLLVYCKPKCTKKLFYQILSIKVNELDNKKQFKCLWVGPNYKEDKELILYPNKGGKVADILEEAAKVVEMSPDGSGRLRIVEVSCHKVLPGPDPELTLDQVTIAPPRLYRIEEIPQDELNLQEDEALVPCAHFHKQVYATFGVPFYTRVKHLEPFQAVKDRLQAKLDIPNKEWEKYNFAIVTNGRPNYISEGATINIFDFRPSSNANATGRPWLGLDHINKTPKRSRVNYLEKAIKIYN from the exons ATGAACCACACGTCTGCTGCGGACAGGCAGCACGACACTAATGTGAATCAAGTGGAAGAGATGGAGACACAAGACG TGGAGACCGTTGAAACCGCCACAGATAAAGACTGTGACGAAACGGAGACTCTTCTTATGAAATGGTCCACTGATCAGGTGGTCATGAGTGAGGTTATGAAGAACCAGGAAACAACATCTACAGCTATGGTT CAAGACACCGAAATGGAAGACGACGAAGCGCGGTCCGAAGCGACCTTCCGCTACACAGTGCAAAACTTCCGCAGCCTCAAGGACTCGGTATTGTCTCCACCCTGCTACGTGCGCAACCTGCCCTGGAAGATCATGGTGATGCCCCGACAGGCACCCTCGCCCGACCGGCAGCAGCAGAAGTCGCTCGGCTTCTTTCTGCAGTGCAACGGGGAGAGCGAGTCTTCCAGCTGGTCGTGTTACGCCATGGCAGAGTTGAGACTCATCTCGCATAAGCCGGACTGTGAACCGTTTTTTAGGAAGATACAGCATCTGTTCTACAG TAAGGAGAATGATTGGGGATTCTCCCACTTCATGGCGTGGAATGACGTCCTGGATCCGGAGAAGGGTTACATCAAGGACGACGCCATCACCCTCGAGGTGCACGTGACGGCGGAGGCGCCCCACGGCGTGTCGTGGGACTCCAAGAAACATACCGGCTATGTTG GCCTCAAGAACCAGGGAGCGACTTGCTACATGAATTCCCTGCTGCAGACCCTCTACTTCACCAACCAACTAAGAAAGGCAGTCTACAAAATGCCTACGGAGTCGGACGATAGTACAAG ATCCGTCGCCTTAGCGCTGCAGCGAGTATTCTACGAGCTCCAGTTCTCCGACAAGCCCGTCGGGACTAAGAAGCTGACAAAGAGCTTCGGCTGGGAGACGCTGGACTCCTTCATGCAGCATGACGTCCAGGAGTTCCTTAGg GTTCTACTGGACAAATTGGAGAGTAAAATGAAGGGCACGTGCGTGGAGGGCACGGTGCCCCGCCTGTTCGAGGGCAAGATGACGTCGTACATCAAGTGCAAGAACGTCAACGTGTCCAGCACGCGCGTCGAGACTTTCTACGACATACAACTCAACATAAAGGGGAAAAAGAACA TTGACGAGTCGTTCAAAGACTACATCAGCACGGAAATGCTGGACGGCGACAACAAGTACGACGCCGGCGAGCACGGGCTGCAGGAGGCGGAGAAGGGGGTGATCTTCGCCACTTTCCCTCCCGTGCTGCATCTGCATCTCATGCGGTTCCAATACGACCCCATCACTGATAGCTCCGTCAAGTTTAACGACAG GTTCGAATTCTACGAGCACATCAACCTGGACGCGTACCTGCAGGAGAAGCCCGAGACCCCGGCCGACTACACGCTGCACGCCGTGCTCGTGCACTCGGGCGACAACCACGGCGGACACTACGTCGTTTTCATCAACCCTAAGGGTGACGGCAAG TGGTGCAAGTTCGACGACGACGTGGTATCTCGCTGCACGAAGCAAGAGGCCATCGAGTACAACTACGGAGGCCACGACGAGGATATGGCACTCACCGTGCGCCATTGCACCAACGCCTACATGTTGGTTTATATTAG GGATTCTCAGTTAAAAACAGTGCTGCAAGAAGTAACTCAACCAGACATTCCGTCTGAGCTTAGCGAGAGACTGGCAGAGGAAAAACGAATTGAGACT ATCCGTCGCAAGGAGCGCAACGAGGCGCACCTGTACATGACCGTGAACGCGGTGCTGGAGGACGACTTCGACGGGCACCAGGGCAACGACCTGTACGACCCGGAGCGCGCGCACTACCGCGCCTTCCGAGTGCGCAAGCAGGCCACCGTGGCCGAGCTCATGGAGATGCTGGCGGAGAACTTCCGCTACCCGCAGAAGCATCTCCGCCCGTGGCCGTTCAGTGCGCGCTCTAATCAG ACTTGCAGACCAACCTGCTTAGACATAATCAACGATCAGCACAAGACCGTAGCAGACGTGTCTGAGAACACAAACCCCTGGAACATCTTCCTCGAGATGCTCCCCCCGGACTCCGGCCTCAGCACCCTGCCCACGTTCGATAAGGACAACGATGTAGTGCTGTTCTTCAAGTTCTATGATCCGAAACAGAAGAGGATCCATTATTGCGGACACCACTATTTACCGATTGCGAGCAAGCTGCCCGATCTCATACCGATACTCAATAAACGTGCTG GTTTCCCAGCCGACACTCCCCTAGTACTGTACGAGGAAATCAAACCCGACTTTGTGGAGAAGATCAACAATTACAACGATCCTCTAGAAAAG GCTTTGGACGAACTGATGGATGGCGACATCATCGTGTTCGAGCGAGCCGACCACCGGCACGAGGAGCTCGAGCTGCCCACCTGCCAGGACTACTTCAAGTACATCTTCTACAAGGTCGAGGTGCAGTTTGTGGATAAGACGCTACCCAATGATCCGGG ATTCACAATGGAGTTGTCTATGCAAATGCGTTACGAGCAAATGGCGAGAGCGGTTGGCCAACGGCTCAACGTCGACCCTTACTTAATACAGTTCTTTAAGTGTCAGAA TTACAAGGATACGCCCGGTTTGCCGCTGCGGTACTCCTACGACGGGATACTGAAGGATCTGCTAGTGTACTGTAAACCAAAGTGCACTAAGAAATTGTTCTACCAGATTTTATCTATTAAAGTTAACGAATTGGACAATAAGAAACAGTTCAAATGTTTATGG GTTGGTCCTAATTATAAAGAAGATAAAGAATTAATTTTATATCCAAACAAAGGTGGCAAAGTAGCAGACATATTAGAAGAAGCGGCTAAAGTTGTTGAAATGTCTCCCGACGGGTCGGGCAG ATTACGGATCGTCGAGGTGTCGTGTCACAAAGTGTTGCCCGGACCCGACCCCGAGCTGACGCTCGACCAGGTCACCATAGCGCCGCCCAGGCTCTACAGAATAGAGGAGATACCTCAGGACGAGTTGAATCTACAG GAGGACGAGGCGTTAGTGCCGTGCGCTCACTTTCACAAGCAGGTGTACGCGACGTTCGGCGTCCCGTTCTACACGCGCGTGAAGCACCTCGAGCCGTTCCAGGCCGTCAAAGACCGGCTGCAGGCCAAGCTCGACATACCCAACAAGGAGTGGGAAAAG tacAATTTCGCTATAGTGACAAATGGCAGACCTAACTACATAAGTGAAGGAGCGACAATAAACATATTCGACTTCAGGCCGAGTAGTAACGCAA ACGCGACGGGGCGGCCGTGGCTGGGGCTGGACCACATCAACAAGACGCCGAAGCGCTCGCGCGTCAACTACCTGGAGAAGGCCATCAAGATCTACAACTGA
- the LOC134744224 gene encoding ubiquitin carboxyl-terminal hydrolase 7-like isoform X5, whose amino-acid sequence MKWSTDQVVMSEVMKNQETTSTAMVQDTEMEDDEARSEATFRYTVQNFRSLKDSVLSPPCYVRNLPWKIMVMPRQAPSPDRQQQKSLGFFLQCNGESESSSWSCYAMAELRLISHKPDCEPFFRKIQHLFYSKENDWGFSHFMAWNDVLDPEKGYIKDDAITLEVHVTAEAPHGVSWDSKKHTGYVGLKNQGATCYMNSLLQTLYFTNQLRKAVYKMPTESDDSTRSVALALQRVFYELQFSDKPVGTKKLTKSFGWETLDSFMQHDVQEFLRVLLDKLESKMKGTCVEGTVPRLFEGKMTSYIKCKNVNVSSTRVETFYDIQLNIKGKKNIDESFKDYISTEMLDGDNKYDAGEHGLQEAEKGVIFATFPPVLHLHLMRFQYDPITDSSVKFNDRFEFYEHINLDAYLQEKPETPADYTLHAVLVHSGDNHGGHYVVFINPKGDGKWCKFDDDVVSRCTKQEAIEYNYGGHDEDMALTVRHCTNAYMLVYIRDSQLKTVLQEVTQPDIPSELSERLAEEKRIETIRRKERNEAHLYMTVNAVLEDDFDGHQGNDLYDPERAHYRAFRVRKQATVAELMEMLAENFRYPQKHLRPWPFSARSNQTCRPTCLDIINDQHKTVADVSENTNPWNIFLEMLPPDSGLSTLPTFDKDNDVVLFFKFYDPKQKRIHYCGHHYLPIASKLPDLIPILNKRAGFPADTPLVLYEEIKPDFVEKINNYNDPLEKLTCMAGTGMMDGDIIVFERADHRHEELELPTCQDYFKYIFYKVEVQFVDKTLPNDPGFTMELSMQMRYEQMARAVGQRLNVDPYLIQFFKCQNYKDTPGLPLRYSYDGILKDLLVYCKPKCTKKLFYQILSIKVNELDNKKQFKCLWVGPNYKEDKELILYPNKGGKVADILEEAAKVVEMSPDGSGRLRIVEVSCHKVLPGPDPELTLDQVTIAPPRLYRIEEIPQDELNLQEDEALVPCAHFHKQVYATFGVPFYTRVKHLEPFQAVKDRLQAKLDIPNKEWEKYNFAIVTNGRPNYISEGATINIFDFRPSSNANLSLPDATGRPWLGLDHINKTPKRSRVNYLEKAIKIYN is encoded by the exons ATGAAATGGTCCACTGATCAGGTGGTCATGAGTGAGGTTATGAAGAACCAGGAAACAACATCTACAGCTATGGTT CAAGACACCGAAATGGAAGACGACGAAGCGCGGTCCGAAGCGACCTTCCGCTACACAGTGCAAAACTTCCGCAGCCTCAAGGACTCGGTATTGTCTCCACCCTGCTACGTGCGCAACCTGCCCTGGAAGATCATGGTGATGCCCCGACAGGCACCCTCGCCCGACCGGCAGCAGCAGAAGTCGCTCGGCTTCTTTCTGCAGTGCAACGGGGAGAGCGAGTCTTCCAGCTGGTCGTGTTACGCCATGGCAGAGTTGAGACTCATCTCGCATAAGCCGGACTGTGAACCGTTTTTTAGGAAGATACAGCATCTGTTCTACAG TAAGGAGAATGATTGGGGATTCTCCCACTTCATGGCGTGGAATGACGTCCTGGATCCGGAGAAGGGTTACATCAAGGACGACGCCATCACCCTCGAGGTGCACGTGACGGCGGAGGCGCCCCACGGCGTGTCGTGGGACTCCAAGAAACATACCGGCTATGTTG GCCTCAAGAACCAGGGAGCGACTTGCTACATGAATTCCCTGCTGCAGACCCTCTACTTCACCAACCAACTAAGAAAGGCAGTCTACAAAATGCCTACGGAGTCGGACGATAGTACAAG ATCCGTCGCCTTAGCGCTGCAGCGAGTATTCTACGAGCTCCAGTTCTCCGACAAGCCCGTCGGGACTAAGAAGCTGACAAAGAGCTTCGGCTGGGAGACGCTGGACTCCTTCATGCAGCATGACGTCCAGGAGTTCCTTAGg GTTCTACTGGACAAATTGGAGAGTAAAATGAAGGGCACGTGCGTGGAGGGCACGGTGCCCCGCCTGTTCGAGGGCAAGATGACGTCGTACATCAAGTGCAAGAACGTCAACGTGTCCAGCACGCGCGTCGAGACTTTCTACGACATACAACTCAACATAAAGGGGAAAAAGAACA TTGACGAGTCGTTCAAAGACTACATCAGCACGGAAATGCTGGACGGCGACAACAAGTACGACGCCGGCGAGCACGGGCTGCAGGAGGCGGAGAAGGGGGTGATCTTCGCCACTTTCCCTCCCGTGCTGCATCTGCATCTCATGCGGTTCCAATACGACCCCATCACTGATAGCTCCGTCAAGTTTAACGACAG GTTCGAATTCTACGAGCACATCAACCTGGACGCGTACCTGCAGGAGAAGCCCGAGACCCCGGCCGACTACACGCTGCACGCCGTGCTCGTGCACTCGGGCGACAACCACGGCGGACACTACGTCGTTTTCATCAACCCTAAGGGTGACGGCAAG TGGTGCAAGTTCGACGACGACGTGGTATCTCGCTGCACGAAGCAAGAGGCCATCGAGTACAACTACGGAGGCCACGACGAGGATATGGCACTCACCGTGCGCCATTGCACCAACGCCTACATGTTGGTTTATATTAG GGATTCTCAGTTAAAAACAGTGCTGCAAGAAGTAACTCAACCAGACATTCCGTCTGAGCTTAGCGAGAGACTGGCAGAGGAAAAACGAATTGAGACT ATCCGTCGCAAGGAGCGCAACGAGGCGCACCTGTACATGACCGTGAACGCGGTGCTGGAGGACGACTTCGACGGGCACCAGGGCAACGACCTGTACGACCCGGAGCGCGCGCACTACCGCGCCTTCCGAGTGCGCAAGCAGGCCACCGTGGCCGAGCTCATGGAGATGCTGGCGGAGAACTTCCGCTACCCGCAGAAGCATCTCCGCCCGTGGCCGTTCAGTGCGCGCTCTAATCAG ACTTGCAGACCAACCTGCTTAGACATAATCAACGATCAGCACAAGACCGTAGCAGACGTGTCTGAGAACACAAACCCCTGGAACATCTTCCTCGAGATGCTCCCCCCGGACTCCGGCCTCAGCACCCTGCCCACGTTCGATAAGGACAACGATGTAGTGCTGTTCTTCAAGTTCTATGATCCGAAACAGAAGAGGATCCATTATTGCGGACACCACTATTTACCGATTGCGAGCAAGCTGCCCGATCTCATACCGATACTCAATAAACGTGCTG GTTTCCCAGCCGACACTCCCCTAGTACTGTACGAGGAAATCAAACCCGACTTTGTGGAGAAGATCAACAATTACAACGATCCTCTAGAAAAG TTAACATGTATGGCCGGCACAGGTA TGATGGATGGCGACATCATCGTGTTCGAGCGAGCCGACCACCGGCACGAGGAGCTCGAGCTGCCCACCTGCCAGGACTACTTCAAGTACATCTTCTACAAGGTCGAGGTGCAGTTTGTGGATAAGACGCTACCCAATGATCCGGG ATTCACAATGGAGTTGTCTATGCAAATGCGTTACGAGCAAATGGCGAGAGCGGTTGGCCAACGGCTCAACGTCGACCCTTACTTAATACAGTTCTTTAAGTGTCAGAA TTACAAGGATACGCCCGGTTTGCCGCTGCGGTACTCCTACGACGGGATACTGAAGGATCTGCTAGTGTACTGTAAACCAAAGTGCACTAAGAAATTGTTCTACCAGATTTTATCTATTAAAGTTAACGAATTGGACAATAAGAAACAGTTCAAATGTTTATGG GTTGGTCCTAATTATAAAGAAGATAAAGAATTAATTTTATATCCAAACAAAGGTGGCAAAGTAGCAGACATATTAGAAGAAGCGGCTAAAGTTGTTGAAATGTCTCCCGACGGGTCGGGCAG ATTACGGATCGTCGAGGTGTCGTGTCACAAAGTGTTGCCCGGACCCGACCCCGAGCTGACGCTCGACCAGGTCACCATAGCGCCGCCCAGGCTCTACAGAATAGAGGAGATACCTCAGGACGAGTTGAATCTACAG GAGGACGAGGCGTTAGTGCCGTGCGCTCACTTTCACAAGCAGGTGTACGCGACGTTCGGCGTCCCGTTCTACACGCGCGTGAAGCACCTCGAGCCGTTCCAGGCCGTCAAAGACCGGCTGCAGGCCAAGCTCGACATACCCAACAAGGAGTGGGAAAAG tacAATTTCGCTATAGTGACAAATGGCAGACCTAACTACATAAGTGAAGGAGCGACAATAAACATATTCGACTTCAGGCCGAGTAGTAACGCAA ATCTGTCGCTTCCAGACGCGACGGGGCGGCCGTGGCTGGGGCTGGACCACATCAACAAGACGCCGAAGCGCTCGCGCGTCAACTACCTGGAGAAGGCCATCAAGATCTACAACTGA